Sequence from the Panthera tigris isolate Pti1 chromosome D3, P.tigris_Pti1_mat1.1, whole genome shotgun sequence genome:
ATCACTTAGGAGCTTTAGACACTATGACAGTCTGAGCCCGCCCTCAATGGTTCTTATTCATTTGGTTTGGGATAGGTTCAGGCAATAGGCTGAAATGCTTTCCTGAAGTTTAACATACAGACAAGCGCACAAACCACAAGTGTACAGCTTGATGAGCTCACACCAAGTGAACCCTCCTGTGTGACTAACaccagataaagaaatagaacataacCATTGCTCCACTTCTTAggcaacagatttttaaaagaacccttccccaggtgattctaacaggCGGTAAGATTTCCAGAAGTGTCACATAGGGCAGGGGTTTCCAAGCTTTGTGGCATCTTGGAATTAATGCCTGGCTCCAACCCCCAGGTTTAATAGTTATGGGTGAGATGTAGGCATCCCGATAACAGAGTACTATGCAGCCATAAGCATCTAGAGAGATCTCCACACATactgtagaggaaaaaaaaaagaatgagaaataggCTGGGCACTGCAGAACAAGAACACGgatgcatatttaaaatactcATAAAACCACTATCATTTTCTTAAGATATATATGTGAGTAAGAGAAAGGTAGCtcctgacagctgggaacctgccTGGTCCTATCAGGCAAGTCTTGAGATGCTGGGAGTTGGCTTGGTCCCCCAGCTCCTGAAAACACAAACAATTTCACAGAACGCCAGCCTCAGACAGGCCAGTGATGGATCAAGACAAAACAAGACTACTCCGCGGTCCCATCTGCACACAGACAAACCACAAAATGACAAATGCCCCCCACCTTGGTTGGCTCATAGGAGGGCCTGCTTCTTCTCCACCAGCTACAGCTTTAGACATGATCTAGGCTCCTACTCCTAGGTTAGAATTAGGACACTATTCACTGATAAAATCACCCTGGCTTCCTGACAGCATCCAACCACTCAGAAAAGCCCTGCTCCCTTGAATGCTGTCCAAAATTCCCTAGTGAAAACCCAAATTCTACAATTCTTTCATAACACCTTgttactgagccactcagccacctCTCAGGATATCCAGTATCTAACATTGAAACGAGTCCATAAATCCATCCCTGTTTGCCTACAGGTGTGTCCTGGAGGTCTTTGGAGAGTGTTGACGGGTGCACAGAATTACAAATAAATCTAATTGTATTGAAGCACGGTTATCATGATATTAGAATTAACAAATCTATCAGATTGTAGCATCAGGTTGAATCTAATAACTATGAGGATTTAAATGTAGTGATAAGTATGAACATATTTAGAAGTTGGTCAATAACTATGATGTGATCTGAATAGAGCTGCTATTTCTATTGGTGACAAATAGGTATCGCCAATACTGCGGTGGTTTGATACTTACATTCGCCACTGAAGGAACTGCTAAATTTTAGTTACGGGTTAGTTGTGATAAAGGTGTAAATTTGATTCCACCCAGGTTCACAAATCACAAAATTCCACTCCAAGCCCCTGTGAAAGCCCTGTGCTGGCGCTCACGTATCTGAGACCAGCAGGGGGCGCTGTGCAGCTGTCTTGAAGAGAACACCTGTGCGCACCTCCCCCCAGGGGACTCTAAGGGAGTTGAACCAACAGGATTTTTACTGGTGTGACTGACCGCAGCTGTGCCCTGCCAGGATCAACGGGATCCTATTGAGACCAGGTGTCCCTTCCTCCAcaactctctctctaccccctccccaccccacactgaGATGGTTCCAGGAAGCcagtccttcccccaccccatgcagtcccccaccccacatagaccaggccctgggctggccaATCAGGAAGCAGCTTCTTTCTGCATCTCTGCTCCCATGGAGGTGTTAGCAGGCATTAGAAGGACCTGGGACACCAGCCTCTGCTGTGGGCTGAAGATCAGAATTCTGTGGTACCTCCACCATGACCTGATCCATCCATCTTCCTCACCTTTCTCACTTTTTGCCCAGGTGATCTGCTGATGGGGTCTTCGGAAACAGCACCTGGgcttctctcctgccttcccctgCATTCAGTGTGGCTGTCAGCTCAGGGTGACTGTTCTCTGCGTCTCCTTCCCTCCAGGGTCCTGGACGCAGTCAGTGATGACCTAACCAGTGTCGGTGATAGGGGGGAGGTTCTAGATACATGGTCACTATCTCCTTAGTAAAATCAGAGTTTGACACAGAATTTGGCACAGTATTGGGCATGGAAGAGTCATCCACAACATGTAGAAAATGGAACTCGGATGGAtcaaggcctaaatgtaagagctaaagcTGTAAACTCTTGGAAACATAGGAGCAAATCTTTGTGGCCTTAAATATGTTTCTTAAACATGACACCCAAACCACAAgccaacagcaacaaaacagacaaattagGTTCATGAAGACTAAAGACTCTGTGCATCACAggatactatcaagaaagtgaaaataaaattcacagaatgggagaaaatatttgcaaatctggtAAGAGTCTATGTCTAGAGTACACAAAGAATTCCAATAACGGTAAAAGCAAACCacccctattttaaaattttttaaacgtttatttattgctaagagacagagtgtgagcaggggaggggcagagagagagggagacaaaatccgaagcaggctccaggctccaatctgtcaacacagagcctgactcggggctcgaactcacaaactgtgagatcatgacctgagccgaagttggacgcttaaccgactcagccatccaggtgcccctcattttttttttttaattttggtacaTTTATCTCTactatttccttaaatatttattcttctccagttttcccctctccttttatATCTAGCACTTCAGCTGCCCATCTGAGGACCTGAGATCTTGAATCCTCTTTCTTACTCAACAATCCATTCCTCACCAGATCTTACCAGTGCATTCCACAAAAGACATATATTGTTccagttatttgaaaaaaaaaatcttctggaagacccagcttttttttttttccttccaacctGACATGGgtaatttattttctagaaagcAACAGCAAGTGAATGCCACAGACAGCCCTAGTATGTCTAAAGTactccatttaaaaatgagaattacttggggcacctgggtggttggttgagcgtctgactcttgatttaggctcaggtcatgatcccaggattgcgGGATCTAACTTCCCACTGGGGTTCACACTGAACATGAgactgcttaagatactctctctccctctctccctctctgcccctctcccccactcacatgtgtgctctctctctctctctctaaaatgaaacatatatatatttttaaaagcgaTAATTGCTCATAATAACAACAATGAAGCTCTGAAAGATACCAAAGTACTTTCTGAATCCAAGAAGTGAGATTATACTCTTTATGGTTTTAATGTCCTTATATATCTCAAAGTTCTAAAACGTTGACATTTGGTAAACCAGATAACCagaaaattcaacatccaaaTCTTCTGGCAATATGTCAACTTACTCATGTTCATGTGGTATATTgccacacaaatattttaaaattccaattccTTGGTTAAATGATACATTGCttgaatttattaaatatatttagacCTCTCTATTAGACAAAGTTAGATGAGCAACTAAATTAGTAAAAAGTTACACTCTGCTTTTATGGGAACATTAATACTCTgacaaaaatgcttattaatgTACTCTGTACTTCAGTAacattgcctttttaattttaatgttctcttttattttataatcagtttTGTGGGGAGTTTTGGTAAGAGACCTATGCCTTGATAATTCTccagattcttctttttctatttcttagctTAAATTCAGTGCAAGCTTTATTGGTATCTTAAGTTTTGTGTGTATCCTTACTTCTAAACAAGAGCAGTTTTTCAGAGacccagcttaaaaaaaattaaaaaaaaattttttttaatgtttatttagagacagagagatacagagtgcaaatggggaggggcagagagagagggagacacagaatctgaagcaggctccaggctctgagctgtcaggacaaagcccaatgcggggctcgaacccacaaactgtgagatcatgacctgagctgaagtcaaacacttaactgactgagccacccaggcaccctccctcaaaatgctttttttgatataattgacatatcatattagtttcaggtatgcaacataCTGGTTCAATGCTTGCATATAACGTGAGGCGATCACCATAAGTCtggttaatatccatcaccacacctagttacaaaattttttcttatgatgaagatttctaagatctactctcttagcaacttgcaaatatataatatcatcaactatagtcaccatgctgtatcaGCTTTCTTAGAATTCATCACTGTTTGAAGTGATTACTTGAAGTTTTAAGTTGCAAAGTTTATAACAGTATATTAgaaacattttggggcgcctgggtggcgcagtcggttaagcgtccgacttcagccaggtcacgatctcgcggtccgtgagttcgagccccgcgtcagactctgggctgatggctcggagcctggagcctgtttccgattctgtgtctccctctctctctgcccctcccccgttcatgctctgtctctctctgtcccaaaaataaataaaaaacgttgaaaaaaaaattaaaaaaaaaaaaagaaacattttaaaaatgttgccaGATAATGAACTGTAATTGCGCAACATATATGAAACTTTGGCTTTAGGTATTCCCTAAAATGATCAATACTGAATAAAGAATGTCAAAgtaactattgttttttttaaaaaaagccttgaggcacctggctggctcagtcagaagagcatgagactcttgatcttggggttgtgagttcaagccccacattgggtttagagattatttaaaataagtaaataaaaatttaaaaagaatagatacaattttaaaaagctttaaaaatctttcatttggGTTAAAATGCAAGAATGATGAGTAcgataaattctttgaaaaataactaTGAACATTGTAATTTCATATGAGgagaacataaatatattaatattataaaatgtataaaatgttttcataggCTGGTGAAAAGCAAATAGAGTTTGTTATTAGTTGATTGGGATGCCTCCTTGCAGGCATCATTAGAATCAACTCAAATTACTTGTTCTGAACAAACACCCTCAGCTTCAAGGACTCAGTTGCATTCCACAGCAAGAGCTGGTGTCTCAGATTCAGTCTGGCAGCTTTGAACTTGTAAGCCCTCTTTAGAGTTTCCCCCAGCCCTTTTGAGATAGGGTCTTTTACCTGTGGACAGACAGGTGATACCTGAGTGGCAGCAGCTGGGCGTGGTGTCAAGGAGGGggttcaaaattcttttttctacCATAATGCCAGGAAAAGCTTCTACTGTTCCTGGTGAGGATGAGAGCTCTTGCCGAGGATCTCCttgttcttcttccttctccaaagAGACCTTGTCAGCCTCTCTGCAAATGGCTTCTTCATGGCCAGGATTCCTTAAAAACCTTGGGTCATAATGCCAAGCAGTTGACTTTGTCCAGCACCACCACGTTGAAGCGTCTTTGTGCATCTCAGCTTCCAGATAGACTTCTGAGAGCTGTGCTCTCCATTCGCAGCATTGAcaatattctataaatatcttCTGGTGCTCTGATCCCTGGGCATTCCAGGGCAAACTGGTGGTCTCTAGGAAtgtgtctgatttcttctttccattcacTAAAAAATAaccttgtgtttttttctatgtatttatgtgGACCTTCTTGGGTTCAGTGCTGTAGGAAAAATAGATTGTTGATGAAGATTCACCTTCATTTCCTGAACTGTCATCATCACCATGGTCTGGGTTTGGATGATGCTCATAATCTTTCTCTTGACCTTGCCTTTGACCTTGCACCAATTTTCACTGTGATTTCTCCTTACAAAAACTTTCCTGAGCAAGGGAGCCCACAGTCTCATCTTAGATATGATCTTTTCCCTCTCTATATGTGACCCCTGACTCCAGCTTACTGTCAAGTTCACTCAGCAGGTTTTCTTATCTCTCCTGCTCTTCCAGCCAGGCCCACAGTTTTTCATCCATAAGCAAAACACCCTTGgactttgtgtcattttcaaaatgtcaaattTTGGGTTTTGAATGAGGTTTGTGTGCaatttggggttttctttctttttaatatagagagacagagagagattgagaatgaatcttaagcagtctccatgctcagtgcagatcCTGTGGCGGGGCTCAAtaccacgaccctgggatcgtgacctgggctgaaatcaagtcagatgctagGTCCAGCTGAGACATCTAGGCAGCCTTAGGCTTTTCTTTTCAATAcaaagtggttttattttattttttattttttataatttttaaaatgtttatttttgagagaaagagacagagtgggagcagaggacaggcagagagagaaggagacacagaatccaaagcaggctccagactctgagctgttagcacagagcccgacacaaggcttgaactcatggatcgtgaaatcatgacctgaggtgaagtcggacccAATtgcctgagacacccaggcacccccaaagttgttttaaatgtgttctcTTATGTCAAAAAGATCACCAGacccttaataatttttttttttttaaagatcacctTCCCCAACACCCACCCTGTCCTGCAAATCCACCAGGAATCCAACTTTAGATTTAAAGTTTTTCATCACCTTTTCAACGTCATCCAGGGCTCTCCTTATACACTCCTTCCCATGCTCTATGAGACCCACTGTTTGTTTTGCAGAGCACTGACAAAACCAGTTGTCCCCAAGGAGGACAGCCAATTTGTTGGTATCAACATGCCTTCCTGGAACAAAGGCAAGAGGCCCAACCGGCACCAAGACCTCAAAAGACAGCTTCTTGGACAAAGTCAGGAGTTGTTCTTGAATGATGCCATGCACACTCTCTGTTCTTTGCCAATGTGAGATTTGCTCCTGGCAACTAGAgaccatcttttcttctttgtcctggGGCTCCACAGCCTGTCAGGCATCACAGCTACCTGGGGGTGGCCGAGGAGGCTGGGCTGTGGGGCAGACACCAGGGCACCatggcttctgcttctgtgtgtaTGCAGTGTTCAGCTGTGTTGGTTCTCTAGGTCCCAGACACGCTGGCTTCCTCTATTTCCACACACCACAGTCTCCTGAAGCAGGGCTTTCCCACACGCTCATGTCTCTGCCTGGTACATATGCCCTACACATTGTGGAGCTGGCTATTTCTACCCTTCAGGTATCACTCCATTTTCCCCTTCTCAGGGGGCCTTTGATGACCCCTATGCCATAATAATCTCCTGGGGAGTCTCTCCTGGACACTTACTAAGACACGTAGATGTAATTATACCAGACCCCTAAGCAACATGAGTGCCCACaccccacacagttgaaaatctgcctataacttgaaattgtttttaatgtttatttctttttgagagagaggcagagcgtgagtgggggaggggaagagagagagggagatacagaatcgaaGTAGGTTctagcttctgagctgtcagcacagaacccgaagcagggcttgaactcacagactgcgggataatgacctgagctgaagttggacactcaaccaactgagccacccaggcaccctgaaaatctgcatataacttttgagtCCTCCAAAAGTTAACTATAATAGTCACTTTGAACAGAAACCTTAGTGATAACATgaacagtcaattaacatatattttgtatgttatatgtattatatactgtattctgaCAATcaaggaagctagagaaaagaaaatgttattaagaaaatcacaaggaagagagaaaactttTATACTGTCCTATATCCACATAtcagtggacccacacagttgaAACCagagttgttcaagggtcaaatgtactTACTCAGGATTCCCCACTAGACTCTAACTTCCATGGGGACAGGGACCATGGATATTCATAGTGGCTGCTCTTAACCAAAGAGTCTCAAAGAACAGCCTGAGTgaaagaagaggtcatataaaAATCCAGATCCCAATTTCTCCCAAAATGTCAGTAAATGTGGCTTCCCCACTTAGGAGCACCAgcctgtgatattgtgatttatgacaagatataaatatttgatCTTCCAGTTCCTGGCAGAGAGCTCCTGAAACTCTTGGAGTTTCTTAAGTGATTAGAACTACAGAAGAGTTTTTGCTGTTCATAATAAGCCCCAGACAAGCACACCTGTAATAGTGGGGTGTGTATAGGCGTGTAGCCAGTGGGCAACcccttctgcttcctttccttccctggaaGTGGATTTCTTTCACATGGGCTGGGAGCTCTTTGGGTACCTACTGTCAGGATGACCTCAAAGACCTTCAGCACAGACACCAGAAGGAGCTGATTGGCAGACTGCTAGCACCAAGGGGAGAAAAAGTCACAGCTGGGTGTTTTTCTGCACTCTGCTCTCAAAATTGTTGCAGATGTGGATCATCTTGCAGCCCTTTCTAGAATTAAAAAtgagttcttggggcacctgtgtggctcagatggttaagagtcagactcttgatttgcctcaggtcatgatctgacattcctgggatcgagccccaagctgtgagcccagagcctgcttgggattttctctctccctctctctctctctctgcccctctcccactcaggtGCACACTGTCTCTtccaaaaacaattaaataaacttaaaaaaacaacaatgtgTTCTCATCCCAGTGTCTGGTTCTGCTTATGGCTCTTAAATAGCAACTCAGATCATCCACACCTTGGAGtgactcattttgtttttctcttctttcttttgcctcCACCAGAGGAAGAGCTGAGAGCCCCCTTTACTCCCTGGGCTTCCCTCTGTGGCTGTGCCTTGCTGAGAAAGTTCTAGACTGAGATGAGGAGAGAAGGGACAATGGAGTGAGATGGTTGATTTCATGTGGTCCAAGGGATGCCCAGATTCAACATTATTTCTaggtgtgtctgtgaaggtgtcTCTGAATGACATTAGCATTTAAACCAGTGTACTCATGAAAGCAGGTGGCCCTCCCCACACAGGTGAGCATCTTCCAGTCCATGGAGGGcctgaacagaacagaaagggggagaaaggtgGAATTCACCCCTTTCTGTTTCCTGTCTGCCTGCTGAGCTGTGAAATtggtcttctcctgcccttggactggGCTTTATCAGCtcctctggttctcaggcttttggactcagactgaggtgcaccactggctttcctgggtctacAACCTGCACGTGGCAGATCGTGGCAGATCATGGCAATCTCCATAATTGGGAGAGgcaattcctcataataaatctcttcctatgtatatatcctattggttctgtttctctggagaaccctgattaaCTGAGGTACATGAGTCTTCATCTGAGCATCCCAACAGCCTCCAGCTACACAACCCACACAGCTTTGTGGGTAGCGCTAAGCAGAGAGCAGGCCTCAGGCCTTGGGATATGCTTGGTGACGGGGTCAAACTCAGGTGGAACAGGGATGGGACCAATAGATCGTCTAGGTGCAGGGTCTGGCCAAGGAGTGGGCTGAGGTCCAGGGGATTCTGCCTTACCCACTCCCTGGGGAGACTTGTGAAGAGCAGAGTGTCAGAAGAGCTGGGGCTGGGCCTCTGCAGGACGCTGATGGGGGAAAAGGCTGCTCTacctctgcccccacctgccctgaGCCCCAGGTGGGGGCCCCCAAGGCCCTCCTGGTGCTTCCTTCTCAGAAGCTGTGGGTCCCTGCTGCTACATTCTAGGAGGGAAAGGGGGCTGGGTTTGGTGGGACGGAATGGCAGGAGTGTGGAAGGGGACAGAGTATCCCACTCACCCCAGAACCCCAGAATTTCTGCTGTACAAAGCAAGTGTTTTCACCCCCGTGAGGACGTGTCCTCTCTACTGCTTCACCAGGCATGTGAATTTGGACAAGAACCAGATTTCTGTGGGGTTCAGCTTCCTCAGGAGGATGGTGAGGTTACTCTACCTCAGGGATCCAACTTTGCAGGCTGGCCTCCTGGGCAGTGGTCCATGAGCCTCAGGCAGGTGCTTCCTCCCTGGACGCTCCCATGGGGCCAAGGAAAGAGCCACAAAGGCTGCCATGGGGCCATTCCCCAACCGACACTGCAAACTCAAGAAAGTTCAGGAAAGTGGTGGCTGAGAACCAGGCGTGCAATGACCCCACCCCTGGGAGGGCGCAGGCAGATGCTGGCCCAGCCCCGAGATGGTCCCAGGAGCCCTGGCAGCACAAAGAAGACAGAGTTCAGCACCATGTCGTGGATTCCTGTCCTGCTGGCACTGTTAACCCACTGGGCAGGTGAGAACACCCCAGAGCTAACAACCCCTGGCCCCATCCCCTGCCCTCTTCTGCCTTGATGCTCAGGTGCTTCTCTGTCCCCAGGCTGTGTCTCTCAGCCCATGCTGAACCAGCCACCATTTGTGTCCTCGCCCCTTGGAACAACAATCCGTCTGGCCTGCACCTTGAGCAGAGACTACGATGTCAGGATTTATAACATCTACTGGTACCAGCAGAGGCCCGGCCACCCTCCAAGATTCTTGCTGAGATATTTCTCCCACTCAGACCACAGCCAGGGCTTCAAGATTCCCCCTCGCTTCTCTGGATCCAAAGATGTGGCCAAGAACACGGGCTATTTGAGCatctctgggctgcagcctgaGGATGAGGCTATGTATTACTGTTCTCTGGGATTCCAGGTCTTGGATAAAGAAAGGGagatgaggggagagagaagggaagaaaaggagcctGCTGTTTTGGGGTCCCCAGCACCCCCAGACACACGTTGAACTAGAGACCAAAGGGCACACTTCCTCAGAAAGAGGCGAGTGTGGGCAAGGAGGGTGGGCTATGGGCTTCACAGAGCAAAGGAGAAAGCCGCTTAGCTTCTTCCTGTCCGGAAACTTGCTTAGACCCCCCTGAATGTGGGATTTGGGGATTAAAGTTGCTTGTGTCTTGAGAAGTTGTCTTGCTGAGTTTGTATGTCTGGTGTGCTGAATTGTTCTGAGGAGGCCCCAGATGTTCTGGGAAAGGTGAGAATGAGTGGAATGCATCCTAGAACCAGCCTAGGGTGATAGCCCAGGAGACTGGCTAGGCAAAATGCTAGCCCCTGCTCTTGTGGGTTCTGAGGGGCAGGAGCTGCACCCTGGGGGACGATTCTGTTGAGGACAGTCTGCTCTATTGTGCAGGAGTTACAGGGTCAACAACTTAGAAAACGCCTCTATTGGGCCTCTGGGGAGGACAGTGGGTCCTGAGTGATAGGTCTGGAGCGGGTCCTCCACGTCGGTATTCTGACATTGGGACAGTCACTTCTCTGTTGTGAGGCTGtcttgtgcactgtaggatgtccagcagcatccctggcctctacccaccaaaTGCCAGCACCTGTGCCCTCCTGCCCCTAATGATGACACccagaaatgtctccaggcattgccaaatgCCCTCCAGGTGGCAAAATCACCTTGATTAAACATCCTTGATCTCGGTGAGAGAAATGGGCGTATTCTTTGGCCCAAGAGAGTGGCAGGGGCTGGCAGATATTTTCTatgaagggccagatagtaaatcaCTTGGGCTTTCCAAGCCATATGATCTTTGTCCCAACTACTCTGTTCTGTCCTTATAATGTGAGAGCGGCCACAGGCAATACTATGTAAACATATGGGCATGGCTGTGCtcctacttaattttatttacagaaacataGGGCTGGGCCAGATATGGCACCAGAGCTTGCCAGCCCCTGCTCCGGCGAAACACTACTGCCACTGGGTTTCAATCTAGCCATGTTTGGTGGGATAATCAAGGTGAACCTCACTTCTTCCTGTCTGATAACTCCATGGAAACCTCTGGACCCCTGGGGAAACCTGCAGGTAGGGGGCGTGGCCTCACTGATAGGCTTCTTGGGTGAAGAGGGTATAGGTGCATTCCTGCAGGCCTGACCCATAGCACAGCATCCTGAGCCCCTGGGTGGTGGGTCGGGATGTGCCCTGCAGAGAGAGACCATGTACCTAGGTACATAGAGTGGACATGCCTCAAACTCAGAGAGGTGGCAGGCAAACCATCTCCCCTGTGATCCCAAACTTGGCTGAGAGCGTCCCTTTATCAAGGGGTCCCCCTGAGAGTGGGCATGTGTCAATACTGGCCCTTCCACATGTGCAAAACAATGGTCTCAGCTCATGCCACGCTCCAGG
This genomic interval carries:
- the LOC102965131 gene encoding immunoglobulin iota chain — encoded protein: MSWIPVLLALLTHWAGCVSQPMLNQPPFVSSPLGTTIRLACTLSRDYDVRIYNIYWYQQRPGHPPRFLLRYFSHSDHSQGFKIPPRFSGSKDVAKNTGYLSISGLQPEDEAMYYCSLGFQVLDKEREMRGERREEKEPAVLGSPAPPDTR